GGGTCTCTGCGGGGGTCTCTGTGGGGTCTCTGCTGGGTCTCCGCGGGGTCTCTGCGGGGTCTCTGGCAGAGtcgtttgggtttttttctgccCCTAACCCAGGACAGGTTTGACAGGTGCAGAGATTTGAGTGGGTCTGATTGATAGAGTTGGACATCTCTTGGGAAGAATACTGTGGGTTATGATATGCCAATGCCAGGAGTCCTGGAGCTGGAGCATTTTTCTCTTTAGGACTGAGACAATGAGGCTAAGGACgtgattatttcattttctacatgTGTTGGTTGGCACTCTCATGGAATCCTcctctatttaaaataatgtcattGTGGACCTAACACacttaattttttccttattatttgagtgtgtgagtgtgtgtgggcatgtgaatgtgtgtgctgaGACCTGCACATTCCTTGCTTTTAGAGTTGTTTGTACATCAGCCATCAGCTCCAGGCATCAGAGGCAGGATTTAGGCTTGTGTTGGAATGGCTGGTGATTTTGACCACTAAGCCATCAATGCTGGCcattgatttttattgttgtttgtttctgagacaggaactCTGTGTGTGGTCCAGCCTGCCTGTTGCCTAAATgccgtatttttttttttttttttttacaaatatactacagaatatttctttatttttcactaaGACTTTCCCAGAAGACATAACtaaccctgtccccaccccaccccccatgaagGGTTAATGCAGAGGTTATAGGCataaaccaccatgcctggctcggCTTAGCCTGTGTTCCTTTGCCCTGCCCTGACCGTTTCTGAGCTGCCCCTGCTTTCTGAACACCACACAGACCagacctttctcccttccccctgggGCTTCTTTAGTAACTCAGAGGGCTGGGGGCCCATGAACTACTGGTCAGTTGATTCCTCATAGTTGTGGAGACTAGGTGTCTAAGACCAGAGTTCTCTATGTGGAATCCTGATGGGTCTCCTTCGTAAGATTATAGATTCAATTTATGAGGGCTCCGCCCTTAACTCCAATCCACTCTGATAAACCCCACCTAATCCTGTACCATAACTATGAGAGTTTCAACACATGAGTCTGGGGAGATGGGACAGTTTATGGTAGAACCCTGTGGGAGGATCAAGGCTCTGCTGCCGCTATGGGAGTGTCACCACACGTAAGTATTTTCTACAGGCAGAGCTCAGAAACCTGAGGAAGTCTTGACCAGTACTCCAGTGTACCCCAGCCCCCTCACCCTAGTCCCTCACCAGTTTGTGTCTCTTTTCATCACAGTGAAATGCAcctgtaatcgcagcacttgagaagtggaggtaagaggatcagaagttcaaggacagcctgggcttcatgagtCGGtatctcttaaaaacaaaaacaaaaacgttgCAACTTTGTACAGGAACAGGATTTCTAGAAGAGACCCTCTTGGTTGTGTCAGGAGAGAAAGGTACCAGGAGAGAGACATAAGCCAGTCCTGAGTCTGCCAGCTTCCAGAGGATACTGGATGGATGTGTTAGAGATTTCAGGGTGAGATCCTATGGCCTGGTAAGTCATGGGTTCAGCTAAGGCAGGTTACAGTAAGGTTTTTGGAGGGTGGGGTACTGGTGGAGTTGGGGATGAAGTGAGGACCTCACACACTAGGGAATTGTTCTACCTCTGAGCTAGCTCTATTCAACCCACTTTGTTAGAGACTCTGTGtcacccaggcaggccttgaacttatgatcctcctgcctcagcctcttaagtagATGGGATGGCAGGTCTGCATCACCAGGCTtgactctcttctccttcttttagAATATTTACCACCACTAGaagtggtgacacacatctttggtcccagcactcgggaggcagaggctggcagatctctgtgagttcgaggccaacctggtctacagaacaagtttcaggacagccagggctgcacagagaaatcctgactcaaaacacaaaacaaaacaaaaaattctcaggTTGGAaagtacatgtggtgtgtgtagaCAGAGCAGAAGTCGGCGTCTGTTCCTCCTGTCAGAAGTTCCCTCCTGAGGTCTCTTGCTCTCAGTGAGTTGGAGGCTCATGATCTGCAATCTTCCTTTCGGTTCTCTGTGTTTTCCGTTTATATTGGTATGCTGTGGTTACCAGACTGAGAGAAGAGAGATTGGGCTTAGGGAAGGCTGGTTCCATTAAAAGCCTGAGGGGGGAAAAATGTGTTCCAGGCCCTTCCCCTACCTGTAGACTGTGCTGTACACTGACAATCTGTGGAGCATAGGCGTGCCATCCTGCCCCTCTGCCATAATATTCACAGGATGTTCTGTGCACATGCCTCTGGCTTCAAATCTCCCCTGCCACGGGAAAATACCCTAGCTGCAAAACTCCCCTTTTGAAAAGACATAGTCATTTTGAATTAGAGCCTACTGGATGgtctcatttttcatttgattGCTTCTTTAAGGacactctctccccacccccacccccaccccccccaaaaaaaatcacagattcaGGAGGTTAAGATTCCAGTACAACAAACCTATAATACCAGCCTCTGTTGGCATGCACATGTGGGCCCATCTCTTGTCCATTCTCTATGATGGTACCCtgggggacacagctcagtggtgctgtggtgaccctggatttgggggggggggcaactgtAGCTAAGTTCAGGAAGCTGCAAGCATGGGAGCAGAGCACCGATGGCTCCTACTACCCACAGACTGACACAGGACATGGCTACAGCTCCTCTGAAGCAAGGAAGAGCCAGCTGGCGTGCGTCACTCTggcttgtttctttctctctaagGCACACTCATGTTCCCTGTGGATTTGTAAGGTCAGCtttgcaaaaatatataaatacggTGTCTGGTGACCACTGGCAGTTAGGAAAGGCTTCAGGGCTGCCCCACAGTGATGATTTGTCACCTGCAAAGGACAGAAAAccacaaaacagaaagctgaCCGTGTCAGtaagaagccaaaataaaactgGCTCCAGGAGTCAAGAGTCAGATAGAGGGGGAACGGAGACTCTGACACAAATCCAGGCTCCAAGGATGTCAGAGCTGTGTTCCACTTCAGCTCTGGCTGAGGTCAGGGAAATGACCAGgcagggctgaggaggagggaggcctgGCACAGCTGAGGCCCTGACTAGGAGTCAGGCATGTGAGCAGGTGAGTGGGCAGGTACGGAGCCACCGTGGCTGCACAGTGTAGCCTAGATGGCACCAGCCTACCGGAGATAGGAAAGCAACCCCTCGGTCCTGGCCTTAGCCAGTGGGCAGTGCTGGTCCTCTGTGAGCACAGGTTTCTAAAGGACAGCTCTCCTGGATGGCGGCTGCTGTGAAACACAGGCCGAGACACAAACAATGCCAAGGGCACTCCCACTGTGAAGCCCAGTGGGCATGGGAAGGCCGGATGGCAGATTTGTGCCTGGTAGGATCTGACCATACtgtccctttccttcctgctggGGACCTCATCCCCATTTCAGACACTAGGTGGTAGTTTCTAACCCTTCCTGGTGCCAACCAAAGGTCAGGGTTAAGAAGAGTAAGAAAGCTGCTCTGAGCCTGTGTGGACAGGATGGGGGCACGGAGTCCACTGCTCCGCTGGGTTAAACACCAAAACCAGGCTTATCAGCCTACCGGCCACGAACATGTTTGGAATGTGGGTCCGCCCTATCTGACTGGGTTCTGTCAGTGGGAGGGGGCATCTCTCCCACAGACAGGTAGACTGAGGCATTTCCCACTCATTCCCACCCCCTGGCTGACTTTCTAGGATAAGGACTTGGGAATGGAGAATGAGCCCCAGAAAGCTGCGAGACAGCTCCTGGGCTGACATCGACCCAGTGTGTGTTCACCACACTAGCTCCCCCACAATCACACTGAGACGTCAGTGTTTTGCTGTGAGCCAGCTTCCCATACTCACAACTGGCCCTGAGACTCAGGCCCCCTGTGGTCACTGGTAGCAAGGACACTCTGGTCTTGTACAGACAGCTGGCCCTGCTCTGGCAACCTGTCTGTTGCCTAGGTGGCTCCGTGGGGCGGGCCCACTGCCTGGAGAGGGTGGGGCATCAGAGAGACTTAAAGAGCTCCCAAGGCACACCCTGTGCCCTGCTCTGCCGCCCGCCCGGATGCCTCAGCTCCCACCATGGCTGAAACCACCAAGCTCCAGCTCTTTGTGAAGGTTCTGggcaggctgggctggaagggGGCTGGGCTGGAGGGGGGCTGGGCTTTTTTCTTGTGgtttgggaggaggggtgggtcTTCCTAATGGTGCCTAGGTCTCTATCCCTGTGGGTTTAAGTTGCCCACACGGGGCTGAGTAGAGCCAGGCATCCCGGGCAAGGAGCCACCATGAGGAGGATCAGAGAGCCCGGTCCCGCTCTTCACCTGGCCCAGCTCTGGGAGGAAGCTTCGTGGTGAGGAGGTGTCAATCTGGTAGCTGGCACCTGACATTTAGTTAGAGATTCAGGATCATGTGCCAGGCTGGGGGCTTGCCAGGGGATCAGATctgagtgggagcaggggctggccTCCTCTTtggtctcttcccttccttccttccttccttccctgagctGTTAGCCTCAAGACCCAGTTGTGTGGGTTAATCACTAGAGGGTGAATCTCTGGCCTGCCCCACCCTGCAGCCAGCCTCTGTGACTGAAGCCCTCTGGCAGGACCCCAGGCCTCTAAGCTCCCAACTTCTTTTGTCCTCCCCATTCCAGCGATCAGTTCAAGGGCTCTCATTAGACACTTGTAGATGCCATGCCCGACCAGGCCAGAGCTCTAGCCTGCCTCCAGAGCCAATGGCAGTGGGAGGCAGAGTTCCACCCAGCCAGGTGTCAGGATTCCTGGGTCTGCTCAGAGCCCAACACCTCTGTTCCACCCGCCCAGGCCAGCGAGGATGGTGAGAGCATAGGACACTGCCCTTCCTGTCAGCGGCTCTTCATGGTCCTACTGCTCAAGGGTGTGCCCTTCACGCTCACCACGGTGGACACTCGAAGGTGAGACACCACCCTGgacccttccctggcctctgcccaCCTCGGGCCAGCCACCTCCATTCTGCCTGGTGTTCACAGGGCATTGGATGTGCTGAAGGACTTCGCACCAGGCTCACAGCTGCCCATCCTGCTGTGTGATGGGGATGTCAAGACAGACACACTGCAGATCGAGGAGTTTCTGGAGGAGACGCTGAGGCCACCTGAGTGAGCATCTGATGGGGCAGGAGGGCAGAGATGGGACCTCCTTGGGGAACACCTGGGAGAGCGCCTAGGAAGGGTGCTTTGAGGCACAGTGTACTGGGGGCCTGACTGGAATTCTCAAACTATTCACACCTATAGCTTCCCTAGCCTGGCACCCAGGTACAGGGAGTCCAACACAGCGGGCAACGACATCTTCCACAAGTTCTCTGCCTTCATCAAGAACCCAGTGCCTACACAGGACAATGGTGAGACACAGGCCAGCCGGTCCAGGCAGGAGGACTAGCCCAAGGTCAAGGCTGAGTCCTCATGGTCACCATTGCCCCCAAGCCCTGTATCAGCAGCTGCTCCGGGCCCTGACCAGGCTGGACAGCTACCTGCGTGCACCACTGGACCATGAACTGGCACAGGAGCCACATCTTCGTGAGTCCCATCGCAGCTTTCTCGATGGTGACCGGTTCACATTGGCTGACTGCAGGCTGCTACCCAAGCTGCACATTGTGGATGTGAGTGAGGGACCAGCAGgtagggtgtgggtgtgggtgtgggtagggGGCCATCGAGTGAGACCCTCATTACGCTCCGCTGCACCCACAGACCGTGTGCGCGCACTTCCGCCAGCTGCCCATCCCCGCGGAACTGTCCTGCGTTCGCCGCTACTTGGACAGTGCATTTCAGAAGAAAGAGTTCAAGTATACGTGTCCACACAGCGCAGAGATCCTGGCCGCCTACCGGCCTGCTGTGCACCCCCGTTAACCCCCCTCCCTCAGACACTCATCTGCAGCCCCATAAAGCATCTCTACCCCCAAGTAACCGTGTCCTGACGTCCAGATGACCAGAGACCCGCAGTTACACCACCTCAACCCTGTGATGAGAAACATAGTTAAAGGCGGTGGCCCCAAAAGATGAGGACAAGAGAGTCCACTGCGCAAAGCACAGTTCATCCTCCTCCGTGGTGTGGCACAAAGGCCTGGGGCCCCTTACAGCTGCCCTGGCACAGAGACGGCAGGGATCTAGGAGATTGGATTGTCTCCCAAACCAGTCAGGCCAGAGCTGGGCGGGGTGCCCTGGATGGCCAAGGAGGGTGGGGATCAGAGCTCCATGGGGCTCAGCCTCCGGGATCCTGGCCAAGTGGGTGGGGGCAGGCCTACATTCCTCAGTCCAGCCACAGGCTGTGGGCCAACCATATCTCCTGTAAGGGGCTTCTACTGTCTAATGCCCTGTGGTGGCCTCCAAGACAACGCCTCTGTGCTACCTGGGTGGGGCTTGCAAGTGTGGGACACTATTCTAAGCCTTAGAGAGTTCTGGCTGTCCCAGACCAGGACCCTCTCAGCTCTTGTGCTGGCCACGCAGAATCAACACAGTAGGTCTGAGAAAGCTCTGCTGCCTGCCCTAAGACCCAGGCAGGAGAGCCTTCTGGATGCTGAGAGCCTGGTGCATCTGTTTGCATCCAAGGGCTCCACAGCGCACCAGAGGGGtcttctcctgcccctccccaaggCCAGTCTTCACTAGTCAAGTCTGGCCTAGTATCTCTCCCCGAGGGAGCAGTTTATTTGACGGGGAAGGGATGAGAGGCACCTTTGCCCAACAGCAGGACCACAAGGGGTGCGAAGCAAGGGGTGTCTCTGATTAGGGGGCCCTAGATCTCCCCTTTCCTTGCAGACAGGCTCCCGGCCAGATAAACAGGCTTTGCTGTCTTCAGGCCTCATCGAAGTCTACACCAGCAGCTGGTTTCTTACTAGAAGACAAGAGGATGTGAtacacagaggaaaaggaagggaccaGGGTAGAAGGCAGGTGGCAAGTACCTTTTGAAGCCAGGGTTGATGAGAGACTCCCCTGGACACCGTCTCCTGACCCCAGGCCCAGAGCTGCCTCTCTGGTGATCAAGTTCTGCCAGAAAATAGAATCAGGGAAATCTTAAACTCCCAAGAACCCTGGACAGAACCCTGTCCACTTCGAAAGATTCTCCCATGAGGCATCTGGAGAGGCAGTTCCAGAGAAAGAACAGCCCCACCCCGCATGCCAGGCCCGCCCCTTACCTGGTAAGAAGAACTGAGTGCCTGCCGGTTGTGTGTTCTTCCTGGGGCTAGTGACGGTCTCTTCTGCAGCTGAGAGAGAGTCGTGGCATCTCACTCAATGCCAGGAGGGTCTGCAAAAGCATGCCCCCGAGGGAAGGTACAGGTGCCACACATACAGTACCTGCCAGCCGCCTCTCTAGGTTGCATACATGCTCTGCCAGGCTGAGAGTCAAAGCCTGCAGCCTAGGGGCTGCCTCTGGGCTGGGCACCTTGGAAAGGACAAAGGCCAGGGCAGAGGTATCCCCTGAAAGGGTCATCAATGCTCTGTCTTCTTGCAGGCTTACAGTCACTGCCTGCTGTTGGCAGGCTGCCCTAAGGCGGGAAATATGTGTTATGGCCAGGATGTGTTAGCACTACCCCAAGCTCCTCATTCACATGGCCTCCCTAACTGGAACTCACCTGAACCGGGAATGGatctcctcagtcccacttaggcCAAATCGGGCTTTCTGCTGGGAACAAGGAATTGTCACTAACTGCCCAGGACCCTGGACCCACTGGACATTCCAAACTGCCCTACCCTGGAAATGCTATTAGAACCACTGccacggggagggggagggtggcaAGCTCCCAGATGTCTCCTATCCCCAGTACTGTAACTCACGAGCGTCGCCAGGCTGTCGGGGGAGAAGCAGGTACTCCAGAGCTCCGCGGCGTCCGTCACACTGGGTGGGAGGGGCTGTCAGGCACCGCGCCCGCTGTGCTCCCGCACCCCACATCCCTAGACTCCACTCACTAGAGGTTGAAGTCGTCGCGGTCCCCGTCTCCACCACTCTCCGGCTCGCAGTAGCACACCAGGCGGGGGGAGCCCGAACCCGGCGGCAGAATACAAAGCGGCAGCGACAACAGCAGAGGAGCCATGACAGCAGGGCGGTCTCGCCGCAGGAGCTAAGCCTGATGTGGGCTGAGGACGCCTGCGCAGAAGTACAAACTCGGTGACTCACAAGCTAAGGTGTCCGCTCGGCGGAACTTCTGGAGTCTGGAGGGACGGAAGGACAAGGCTGCTGGGATGGGCGGTACTCAAGGTTGACACTGTTTCCGGGCACCAGGCATTGAGTATGAGGCGGACTAAAGGGCGGGGCTTAGCGCGTGGGGCGGGGCTGGAGGCACTCGGAGGGCGGGGCTTAGCGCTTTAGCTACTCCGTGCTACTCTGGGCTCTGTCCTTTAGCCCTTGCACCCAAACAGAGATCTACTATGGCCTCACTCCTGTGAGCTTCCGCTTTTCTGCGTCTTTCTTAGCAACATTTCTGCCGCTCTTCAATGCCGGTCCTCTTTCCTATCTATCCCCCATGGGCTTGTCCTGCAGGGCCTCCAAATTGTTGGTCACTTGTCCCTTCCTGTCACTTTAGATATAAACACATCTCTTTCCAAAGCTGAGTTGTAACAAACCAAAATACAAGAGTAAGTACAGTACATGTGGTAAACGTTTGGAAAGCAATTTTCTCCCAGGCAATACCCTCCCATCGTCTGAGTCACCACCCTCTGTGTGCTACCTGTCAATCCTGAGCACACCTTCACCAACACAAGGTCTATGGAACCTGAGATCTAATGGGAGAGATGACTAATCAGACAGGACAGCACTCAAATTGCAGCAAATGCTGATGAGAATCCACACAGGGCCTGCATAGTAGGGGCTGATGCCACCTGCAGAGAATGGATCCCAGCAAAGGGTGTGCTCAGGAGGAGGCCCGATGGGAACAGAAGTCTTCCCAAGGCTGTGGAAGAGGGCTAGCATGAACCTATGAGAACCATGGTGAGAGTGGTTAGTAACTTTGTGAACTGTGCTAACATTTGAAGAGTGCCATCAGCCAAACATACTCAATCCCCACTTTCCTCTGGTTTTGCTCAGCCCTGCTGAGGCTCTGGACCagagcctttgtgtgtgtgtgtgtgtgtgtgtgtgtgtgtgtgtgtgtgtgtttgcctgtctCCAGCCAGGTGTACTACCTGTAGCTCTTTGAAAGTGTTCTCTTGAGGATCCATGTAGAACATTTCACCTCTTCCCAAgtttccatccctctctcccaagTCGTACTTTCCTGCTTGTCACTGTGGACCGTACATCCTGGTTTTAGGAGTTTCTGGCCCAGCCTTGATGTCTGCCTGCATCTCCACCATTGTCTGACCCCTCCTAGAAGCTGCATCTAAGGTCTTGCTTCTATTCTAGCCACTGGAATGTGGCAGAAATGATGTCTGTCATTTCTCCCATCCCTACTGCATTTCTCACCACAGCACAAGGCAACTCAGGAAAACCTTTGATATCAAAGTATGGAGGCCTGCCTatgccagagccagagccagagccagagccagagccagagccagagccagagccagagccagagccagagccagagccagagccaNNNNNNNNNNNNNNNNNNNNNNNNNNNNNNNNNNNNNNNNNNNNNNNNNNNNNNNNNNNNNNNNNNNNNNNNNNNNNNNNNNNNNNNNNNNNNNNNNNNNNNNNNNNNNNccagagccagagccagagccagagccagagccagagccagagccagagccagagccagagccagagccagagccagagccagagccagagctagGGAGCAGAGCCCTGTCCAGACCACTGGTCTGGGAGATGGTGAACAGCATCTTCTTCCACTCGAGGGGCCTGTCCCAGACCTTAAGGACCTGGAGATAACACTATGTCTTGTTCTAGACTGTTAAAGTCTGCAAGGATTTGTTTCTCAGCCTCCGATGgagctgttggttttgtttgttttctttgtttggtttgttttaccAATTTGAGTGAAAAACTTTAAACCGACTACAAAGCAGAAATGATAGCATAATGAGCCCCAGATGGAAGAATTATCAACATTTTGACAAATTTACAGTcagtattttcattaaattatattttattttattaatttttgcaGAATATTCACATTACAGGTGTCATTGAACTATACCCTCAAACATTTCAGGACAATTTTGTCTCTTCAAACAATGGTACTTCAGGGCATAGTGGAACACACTTGTAAATCCAGATGGAAAGGCTGAAGCCCGAGGATCCCAGGTACCTGCTCAGCAGAAGTACACAACAGGgtcctagcacacacacaaaagttaaaCAAGTTATACTGTGTCCAGAATAAACATAGAAGTAATACACTtaccttcctgtgtgtgtgttctacataGTCACATGTACACAAGTATGTGCAAGTAGAGACCGGACGCCAATGTGAGCACCTCCctcagttattattattgttgttgttgttgttattattattattatttagcattTCTATTCACTTtattgtgtgtgggtgtatgtgtgtcatggtacagaggtcagaggtcaaagggcagttagttttcttcttccatccttaggtcccagggatcaaactcaggtcataagacttagcagcaagtacctttacctttAGAGACATCTCAACGACCTTCTATTTTGAGGTACTTGAATGCTGAATCTGTCTACagtggctcccaggacccaggcaCACATGGAGCAGGGTGGAATGTGGCTTGCCTCATGTAATGCGGCTCCAAAGCAGGAGCTTCTGGGCAGCTAAGCCAGCAGCATCAACTCTTAGGCCAGATGCTGGGCTACAGGGTCCAAGAAGGGCCTTTAGGCACCTTGGGTCTTCCCCCTGAAGAACTAAGGTGCAGCCCTTTCCCTGCAGGTACTACCCTAAAGGACCCAGCCTATGTGATTTCCAGCCCTAGACAGGCCCtgccacccaccacccactctCTGACTCCCCTATGAAACACTGCTTCTGTCAGCCTCACCAAAATGTTTATTgtgcctgggagctcttggggagAAGACTCAGCATAGAGGCATCATGAGCCAACTGACCCTGCAAGTGGATGGATCCAATACAAGGAGCCGGGAGCATTACTGAAAGTGGCAGTAAGGATCTTGAGGGACACGGCAGCTGCTTGAAGCTATGGTGGCCAGGACTCCCTGCCTTCGCCATGCTGGAGACCACGCCCAATGTAGTTCTGTGTTGGTGTTGGAGTGGGGCATTGGGAGGGACCTCTGAGGACACTCATCTGTGCCCAACACACTGATCTGTTGAGAAAGCAGATCTAATGAATGCCTTTATCCCTTCCCTAAGTCCTCCACCCTCAGCAATGATAGTCCCTTGTGTGTACTGACTTGGACATTCTGCCCCCTTCCCTTGGCCTAGACACCTGGCCACCCTGCTCCAAACTCTTAAGCATGGAAGTCCCAAGAAGAAACTCTGAGAAACAAAGTTTCTTTCTCCATGTGTGAGCACGTGATGAGATGTGTCCTGAGCAATAGTCCCTCCCAGGCTGGGGACACTGCTCCAGGAGAGGGGCCTGTGTCTGGCACCGGGGTTATCAGGACCAGCTCCTCTGCCAGCGACCGGAGAGTGTTGCTCTTCTGTCTTGAAGTACATCACAGCAAAAGTTCTGGTTTGTCCATGAAGGGCACAGGAATGCCACTCTAGGTCATGACTAAAAGTGAAAGGTAGGTTGTTGACCAGGGCTCAAAGATGCCTGCCTACCTAGGAAGCTCCCCAACATGGAAGCCACCCCCGAGACACTCCCCAAGACGGCTACCCCAGTATTCCAGTCCTGCAGCCTACACAATGAGATTCTCCATCCCACTTCTTTCCCTGCTGCCAAATGACAGTCTTTTGGTCATCCAAACTCCTCTCCTGGGTTGCTGAACTGCCTGGCTATGGCACTCTTGGTGAAGGTTGCTTCTCTCTCCTGGCATCTGCCACCTGGCCTGGGGAGAAAGATCTCCACACCTGAGTCACCAGTGACCCTTGAAGGTGCCCAACCCCAAGATCTGCCTTGCTTTTTCAGGTAGCCCCAGTGAGCTGAGGACATTGCCCATGCAGAGCTGTCATGGGGTCTCCTGTTGGCCTTCATAAGGGACTGAGTGCTTTAGCGGGCGTTGGTGatgggagcagggaaggagggcGTGTAGGATTTCCAACCTCCTCTGCAgatccacacacagacagacatacagacctTGTTTCCTCACACGGGTCATAGGCAGACCAAGTGTAGACCAAGGTCCTTTGGAGAGCAGGGTTCTGTGGCTCTTATTTGGGTCTCCACTGCCCAGGCTGTCTGGAGTCTACGGGCTGTACTTTTGGTATGCCAGAGACAGATCTGATCCCCACCCCCTGACCTTCACTGAGCTACACACTTCCTCGTGTGAGGGTAAATTGAAGGTGAGTTTCATAGGATCACTCATGTGAGATACCACAGACAGCCAGGCCACCACTGGGCAAGGTGTTCACTAAGACCATGTGCATCTTTCATAGTCCTGGAACCCCTGGTTATCTGATGTAGCCCCAAGTATGTGCTGGGTCCTCTGAACGGCAGGGTAGGGCAGGAAAGCTGGGTAGACTCCTCTGCGTGCTGCCACTTCATCTTGTCACgatctctctcttgctttcctgccAAGGCTCAGTGTCCAGTGCCCATAACCTCTGCACCTAGAACAACTGTAAGCCAGTGCTGAGAGACTGAGACAACTTATTCCAGCTTCTGGTCCAGGACATTGTGTTCACAAGGCATTTCTGGTCCATTGTAGCAAATGGATGGAGGCCTTTCTTGAAGTCCAAGACCCTGCCAGGCTGGAACCAAAGAAAGTGTGCACAGAAACTTGGGATGAAGAAGGTGAGACGAGAGGGTGTGAGGAGGGTGTGGACTTCCCTGGCTGACATCAGGCTGTCCTGCCTGGGCACCTGATCCGGGGACACTCCAAGCAGGGCAAAGAATGGACAAATCAGCAGAGCCGCAGCATTAGGAGGATCCTCCAGGCCAGAGAACTGTCATGGCTTCTTCTCAGTGGCCTTCATAGCCCCAAGATGCCC
The DNA window shown above is from Mus pahari chromosome 3, PAHARI_EIJ_v1.1, whole genome shotgun sequence and carries:
- the Paxx gene encoding protein PAXX isoform X1 produces the protein MAPLLLSLPLCILPPGSGSPRLVCYCEPESGGDGDRDDFNLYVTDAAELWSTCFSPDSLATLKARFGLSGTEEIHSRFRAACQQQAVTVSLQEDRALMTLSGDTSALAFVLSKVPSPEAAPRLQALTLSLAEHVCNLERRLAAAEETVTSPRKNTQPAGTQFFLPELDHQRGSSGPGVRRRCPGESLINPGFKSLVTTAYQYKRKTQRTERKIADHEPPTH
- the Clic3 gene encoding chloride intracellular channel protein 3, whose product is MVLLLKGVPFTLTTVDTRRALDVLKDFAPGSQLPILLCDGDVKTDTLQIEEFLEETLRPPDFPSLAPRYRESNTAGNDIFHKFSAFIKNPVPTQDNALYQQLLRALTRLDSYLRAPLDHELAQEPHLRESHRSFLDGDRFTLADCRLLPKLHIVDTVCAHFRQLPIPAELSCVRRYLDSAFQKKEFKYTCPHSAEILAAYRPAVHPR
- the Paxx gene encoding protein PAXX isoform X3, which produces MAPLLLSLPLCILPPGSGSPRLVCYCEPESGGDGDRDDFNLYVTDAAELWSTCFSPDSLATLKARFGLSGTEEIHSRFRAACQQQAVTVSLQEDRALMTLSGDTSALAFVLSKVPSPEAAPRLQALTLSLAEHVCNLERRLAAAEETVTSPRKNTQPAGTQFFLPELDHQRGSSGPGVRRRCPGESLINPGFKSKKPAAGVDFDEA
- the Paxx gene encoding protein PAXX isoform X2; the encoded protein is MAPLLLSLPLCILPPGSGSPRLVCYCEPESGGDGDRDDFNLYVTDAAELWSTCFSPDSLATLKARFGLSGTEEIHSRFRAACQQQAVTVSLQEDRALMTLSGDTSALAFVLSKVPSPEAAPRLQALTLSLAEHVCNLERRLAAAEETVTSPRKNTQPAGTQFFLPELDHQRGSSGPGVRRRCPGESLINPGFKRYLPPAFYPGPFLFLCVSHPLVF